The Pseudomonadota bacterium genome contains a region encoding:
- a CDS encoding type II secretion system GspH family protein, translating into MRAERGFTLMEMLVALIIGAIVVSQLYILTRAIGHDTTKQQMETEAMQRARIGLEMLSADFQRAGMNTSPNPARDPDSMVAKDELSQHAYYRPAVVHLNREDNDATDSVVIVGSFASSNTYQAYVDASGSSAAVSIVQPFETVEDCVTEFNPAYAFLHLFAPNGQTADARIATVACEGRDDIEDEDACGCELTLEDGELFADGPSAFASGQLVHAAANQAALFTVKSVGDHNALVRYFVDFDQITNDGFSDCTASAILGDDPAPPIEASLKIIADYVTDFQVWFRNTYQATGTQWAAPLYYDLSALSAARMLPCDEAELFVSGAAGCLSAETQHLGCMITAETILGAEQVRSAVIRLGVRTEKTDQEVMKVPADQCGTYWSTLKGDANNFALFYNVAAPPLTGDGDCADVGAYKVRTVVTEVAMPNIAARMASFKDIVVNLD; encoded by the coding sequence TTGAGAGCCGAGCGCGGGTTCACGTTGATGGAGATGCTCGTGGCGCTGATCATCGGCGCGATCGTCGTGTCGCAGCTCTACATCCTGACCCGCGCCATCGGGCACGACACCACGAAGCAGCAGATGGAGACCGAGGCGATGCAGCGCGCCCGCATCGGCCTCGAGATGCTCTCCGCCGACTTCCAGCGCGCCGGGATGAACACCTCCCCGAACCCGGCACGCGATCCGGACTCGATGGTGGCGAAGGACGAGCTCAGCCAGCACGCGTACTACAGGCCGGCCGTCGTCCACCTGAACCGCGAGGACAACGACGCCACGGACTCGGTCGTGATCGTCGGCAGCTTCGCGTCGTCCAACACCTATCAGGCGTACGTCGACGCGAGCGGATCCAGCGCGGCGGTGTCCATCGTGCAGCCGTTCGAGACGGTGGAGGATTGCGTCACCGAGTTCAACCCGGCCTACGCCTTCCTCCACCTGTTCGCGCCCAACGGGCAGACCGCGGACGCCCGGATCGCGACGGTCGCCTGCGAGGGAAGGGACGACATCGAGGACGAGGACGCGTGCGGCTGCGAGCTCACCCTGGAGGACGGCGAGCTCTTCGCGGACGGTCCGAGCGCCTTCGCGTCGGGGCAGCTCGTGCACGCCGCCGCGAACCAGGCCGCGCTGTTCACCGTGAAGAGCGTCGGCGATCACAACGCCCTGGTCCGGTACTTCGTCGACTTCGACCAGATCACCAACGACGGCTTCTCGGACTGCACGGCGAGCGCCATCCTCGGCGACGATCCGGCTCCGCCGATAGAGGCCTCGCTGAAGATCATCGCGGACTACGTCACCGACTTCCAGGTCTGGTTCCGCAACACCTACCAGGCGACCGGGACCCAGTGGGCCGCGCCGCTGTACTATGATCTGTCCGCCCTGTCCGCAGCGCGGATGCTGCCGTGCGACGAAGCGGAGCTGTTCGTCTCCGGGGCGGCCGGGTGCCTGAGCGCGGAGACCCAGCACCTCGGCTGCATGATCACCGCGGAAACCATCCTCGGGGCGGAGCAGGTGCGCTCGGCCGTGATCCGGCTCGGGGTGCGAACGGAGAAGACGGACCAGGAGGTCATGAAGGTCCCCGCGGACCAGTGCGGGACGTACTGGTCCACCCTGAAGGGCGACGCGAACAATTTCGCCCTCTTCTACAACGTGGCGGCGCCGCCCCTCACCGGCGACGGGGACTGCGCGGACGTCGGCGCGTACAAGGTGCGAACGGTCGTCACCGAGGTGGCGATGCCGAACATCGCGGCGCGGATGGCGTCGTTCAAGGACATAGTGGTCAACCTGGATTGA